GGGTCGCGCGCGGGCCGGCAGGAGGTCCCCGGGCAGCGCCGCACGCTCGGCCTCGAATGCCTGTTTCTCGCGGCGCTCCATCTCGCGCCGCAGGCGTCGCTCGCTCTCTTTGTCGATCATCTCCCCCAGGGCGCTCTCCCATTCCCGCCGCATCCGCTGTGAGGCTTCGGAAAGGAGTTGTTCGAAGCGGGCTTCGCGCTGCTCTCCGAGACGCTTCTCGCGCTCGGCGCGCTCCGATTCGGCGCGCTCCGCCTGCGCCAGGGCCAGCTCGGCCGCCTGCCGCTTGCTCCTCAGGTCCTCCTGCAGGACCTGAATCGAGCGCAGGTAGCCGTCCAGCGCCTCGCGCTGCTGCGGGAGCAGGGAGCGCGCCTGGCCGACGATCTCCTCGGACAGTCCCAGCCGCTGGGCCATGTCCAGCCCGCCGCTGCGGCCCGGGGCACCGGCGCGCAGGCGGTACAGCGGGCGCAGGGAGCTTTCATCGAACTCCATGCAGGCATTCGACACGCCCGGCGTCGTGGCGGCGTAGGCCTTGATCCCCTGATGGTGCGTGGTGGCAATGACGAAGGCGCCGCGGCGCCGGAAGAAGTCGATGATGGCGACGCCGAGCGCCGCCCCCTCCTCAGGGTCGGTCCCGCTTCCGGCTTCGTCCAGGAGGACCAGGGCGGGCGGCGCCACCTCCCGCGACATCGTGGTGATGTTGGCCATGCGTGCCGAGAAGGTGCTCAGGCTGTCGGAGATCGACTGGTGATCGCCGATGTCGATCAGGATCCGCCGGAACACCGGCAGGCGCACCTCGCGGGCGGGGACCTTCAAGCCGCACTGCGCCATGGCCGCCAGAAGTCCCACCGTCTTCAGCGCCACCGTCTTTCCCCCGGTATTCGGCCCGCTCACCACCAGCACCGGCTCGCGGGAGTCCAGGGTCAGCTCGAGCGGGATGACGCCGCGATCCGTCCCGCGCAGCGCCTGCTCCAGCAGCGGGTGCCGGGCCCCCGACAGCAGGAGGGAGGGAGAGACGGCCGCGGCATCCTCGATGAGATCGGGATCAGCCCCGTCCATCTCCTCCGCCAGCACGGCACGTGCCTGCAGGAGGTCGATCTCGGCGATCCGGGAGATCAGGTCGCGAAGCTCCGCGGCGCGGCCGCGCAGCAGATCGCTGAACTCGAGCAGGAGGCGATGGATCTCGACCTCTTCCTGCTCCTTCAGCCGGACCAGCTCGTTGTTGAGCGGCACGGTGCTGAGCGGCTCCATGTAGACGGTGGAACCGCTCGAGGAAAGAGCGTGCACGATCCCTTCCACCCATCCCTGCGCGTCGATGCGCACCGGCAGCACGTGACGGTTGTTGCGCAGCGCCACGAAGTCGTCCTGCAGCGCGCGGGCGATGTCGTGCCGCGAAGCGATTGCCTTGAGCTCGGCCTCCAGGCGCAGCGACAGCGAGGCGATCTGCCGGCGGATGCGCTGCAGGTCGGTGCTGCAGCGGTCTTCCAGCTGGCCCGCCGGGGTAATCTTGCCGTCCAGGAAGCGCACCAGGTTTCCGAGATCGGGGAGACCGCGCCCGAGCTCCTTGAGGTCGGAGTAGGTGGAGCGCATCAGGAGGGCGCGCGTTTCGAGCGAGCTCTTGACCTGGGCTACCAGGGTATGGATTTCGGCCCCGGCCAGGGTGGACCCTTCCACCGTCAGGCGATCCAGGCTGGGGCGAATGTCGGCGCCGAAGGAGAGGGGGAGGTTTCCGTCGAGGCGGCGGAATAGCGCCATCTGGGAGGTGGCGCTCTGGAGCCTGCGGACTTGCGTGAAGCCCGACTCCGGCGCCACGGCCAGGGCCACTTCCCGCCCGTAGGGGGTGCGGCAGCGCCCTTCGAGAATCCTGCGAATCTCAGGAAACTCGAGGGCTGCGAGGGTCAATTCGGAAGCTGCCGGGATCTCTACCAAATGTTGTGTTTTTTCTTGACAGTCCACCAATTCTTGTATAAATTCCCGCGCGATTCAGTCGGTTCCCGCCCGTGCCCTCCTCGCGGGATTCGCCGAAAATGGAGGTCAGGTGACCGGAAGCAAGTCCGGAAGCGAGCCGCCCAGCGCGGGCGCACCTGCCCCTCGGAGCCTTGTTCGGTCGACATTCCCGGAACTGCCCAACCCGCCCCACACCGTATCTGCGCCCCAGGGTTTCCAGCCACCGGTCCGTATCCCGCGTCCGGCCGGAAGTGGCAAGCTTCCGGTCTCCAGCTAGGACCCCCGCGCCTGAGTCGATATGGGCAGTTCCGGGATCTCAGTTCCCGGTTCGCTTTGCCGCGCAGCGGATGCGTCACTATAATGAGCGGCGCAGCCCACCATCGTTTCCGTGATCAGGACGTGCCGAATATAGCACAGGCGCCGGGTCGCGCGACGGTGGGGATGAGGAGTCCCGGTGAGCATAAGAGCCGCCCAGCGCCCCTACCGCATCGTCCCCGTTTTAATCGGATTGCTGACACTTCTGCTCTCGGCGCGCCCGGGGATTGCCGACGGCCAGGAACCCCCGCCGGCCGAGGAAAAGGCGCCGGCGCGGACCGCGCCTCAAACGGCCCCGGCAGCATCGCCCGCCGCGGAGCCCGTGGATCCCTCCAAGCAGGGAACCTTGACCTTGAAGCTGGACGGAAACCGGCAGTTCTGCGTCGTGCAGAACGAGCTCGAGTTCTCGGATGCAGCGCGCCAGAAGCCCCGCCAGCAGCGCAACTCTCCTCTGATCACCACCATGGGGTACAAGTACCAGATCTCGGTCAGCCGGCGCGGCACTTCGGGCGTCACCAAGCTGTTCGAATCGCCCACCATTCGCACGACCTATTACGAGAAGCCCAAGCCCACCGAGACGACGCCGCAGCCTCGTCTCCCGACCGAGAAGGACAAGAAGGAGGCGGGGCGTCCTTTTGGGGCCGCCAAGAAGATCCCGCGCTGGATCCCGGACAGTGCCTGCACGACGCTGAAGCCGGAGTACTCCTTCCCGCTCCTCGAGGGGCGCTACGATGTCTATCTCGGCTTCGATCTCCTCACTCCCAACGGCCACTGGGTCCCGCTGCAGAGCGATTTCATCGTGGATTTGACGATCGAGAAAGGGAAGGAGGCGAAAGTGCAGGGGAAAGTGGATTACTCCGCAGGGGAGCGCGTCGTCACCCTGGGCGTTCCCGCCAAGAAAGCCTCCTCGGGAAGCCGCTGAGCGACCTCCGTCGCGCCGGCGCATAGCGCCCCTTGAATCCGCTGCGTCGCTCCCTCGACCCGCGATTCTCCGTCTCCGCCGCCGTCTTCCTCCTCGCAGCGCTCGTTTACGGCATCACCCTGCGCAACGGCTTTGTCTTCGACGATCGTGCCGCGGTGCAGGACAACCCCGCCGTGCAGTCGCTCGATGGGATCCCCCGGCTGCTGCTTTCTCCCTACTGGTCGGGTGAGGGGCTCTCCAACCGGCTGTACCGTCCCGCCACGATGATCTCCTTCGTGTTGAACCGGGCCCTGCTGGGCAGCGCACCGGCAGGGTTCCATCTGATCAACCTCATGCTTCACGGGCTGATTGCCGCCCTGCTGTTCCGCCTGCTCGACACCCAGTTCGGAAGCGTCCCTCTCGCCCTGACGGGCGCGGCCCTTTTCGCGGTCCATCCGCTTCTCTCCGAGGCCGTCTCCGGCGTGGTCGGCCGGGCCGAGCTGCTGTCGGCTTTCTGCCTGCTCGGCGCGCTGCACCTGGATCGGGACCGGGCCGCCGGGTCCCGGGCGGTCGTCCCCCTCGTGGGAATGCTGTTCCTTCTCGCCCTCCTGTCGAAGGAGAACGCGCTGGCCTTCCCGTTGATCCTCCTTCTCACGGACGGCGTCCTGGGAAGGCCTCCCGGCATCTCCGCCCGCAGGCGATGGATGGAAATCGCGCTCCTGGGTGGCGTGGCGGCCGTCTACCTGGCGCTGCGGTGGGCGGCGCTCGGAAGCCTCATGGAGACCGGCGCGATCCCGGAGATCGACAATCCGGCGGCCCATCTGCCGGCGCTGCAGCGGATCGCCACGGCGTTCGCGATGGTGCCGCGCTATCTGGGTCTGTTCCTGTTCCCCGCGAAGCTCTCCGCCGATTACTCGGCCGTGCAGATTGTTCCCGCCTCCGGGCCCTCCGACCCCGCGGCGCTCGGGGGGCTGGCCCTGGTCCTCGGGTTGGTGATTCTCGCGGTGCGCGGGCGACGCCGCTTCCCGGCTCTGACCTGGGGGATCGGATTCGCGGGATGTGCCTTCGCGCTGGTCTCGAATCTCGCCTTCCCGATCGGGACCCTGTTCGCCGAGCGGCTGATGTACCTGCCGGCGATCGGGCTGTGCGCCGCGTGCGGCGCCCTGGCGGCGCTCCTGCACGCCAAGCGGCCGCGTACGACGCGCGCCACCGTCGGCGTGATCCTGGTGCTGCTGGCGGGGAGGACCTGGGCCAGGAACCGGGAATGGAAGGATGATTTCACCCTGTTCCGCGCGGCAGAGCGGGTCTCGCCGAGAAGCTCCAAGGTGCAGTACAACCTGGGCAACGCCTACCGCCGGCGTGGGGAGATCGGCCTGGCCATCGGCCATTACCGCAGATGTCTCGAGCTGTTTCCGCGCTACGTCCCGGCACGGCGCAACCTGGCAGTGGCGCTCACGGACACCGGCTCTTCAAATGAGGCGGTCGAGATCTTGCGCAGGCTGGTGGCGGAAGAGCCGAAACGAGCCTCCCTCTACAACAACCTGGGCAATGCTTATCTGGCCTTGGGCCGGCTTCCGGAGGCCGAGACGGCGTACCGCACGGCGGTTTCGCTGGATCCCGCCTCGGCCGATGCCCACAACAATCTGGCGGTGATCCATCAAGGGCGTGGCGATCTGCCGGCGGCCGAAGAGGAGCTGCTCGAGGCGGTGCGTCTTTCGCCGGATTCGGCGCGCTTCCGGATCGCCCTTGGCGATCTCTTCCTGAAGGAGCAGCGGCCGCAGGAGGCACGGGGGGCATTCGCGGAAGCCGTCGAGCGGGCACCGGATTCGGCCGAGGCGGAGCGCGGTCTTGGAGAGTCCCTGCTCCGCCTGAGCCGGAGCCGCGAGGCGGAAGCGGTGCTGCAGCGCTCCTTGAAGCTGAACCCGCGACAGTGGGAGGCGACGGCGTTGCTCGGATACCTGCATCAGCAGCAGGGAGAGGATCAGGAGGCGGAGCGTTATTACCTGAGCTCGCTCGCCGTCCGTCCCGGACAACCAGAGCTGCGGCAGAACCTGGGGGTGATCTACATGCGCCGCCCGGATGGCAAATCGAAGGCGATCGAGCAGTTCCGCCGATGTCTGGAGCTGAACCCGCCCGAGCCGATCGCCTCGGCGGTACGCCGGATGCTCTCGGATCTGGAGGGCAGTCGGGAAAATCAGCGCTGAGAAGAGTGGGGAGGGAGAATCGTGGGTCCGGGAGAAGGCGAGGCTCCTCCCGGACCCGCGAGATTCAAGGCGTCTTGGAGGCCGAGGGAGAAGGCTTGGCAGCCAGCTCCGCTTCGATCTGCCGCTTCATCCCCTCGAAGGATCGATCGTTCACCTTCTTGCCGTTGATGTAGAGGCTGGGGGTCCCAGTGACCTGGGCGTCGGCGCCGTGTTTCATGTCCTCGGCGATGATCTTCTCCAGCTCGGGATCCTTCTGGTCCTTCTCGAATTTCGCCACGTTGAGCCCGATCTCCTTGGCGAACTCGCTGAAGCGGAAGTTTCCCTGCGGGTCTTTCATCGTCGCCTGGTTCTTGAAGATCAGATCGTGCATCTCCCAGAACTTCCCCTGGCGCTGGGCCGCGAGGGAGGCGAGCGCCGCGGGCTTGGCGTTGGAATGGAACGAGAGCGGATACTGCTTGAAAACCAGCTTGACCTGCTTCGGGAAGGCCCCGAGCACCTGCTCGAGGGTAGGCAAAAGCCTAGCGCAGTAGGGTCACTGGTAGTCGGAGAACTCGACGATCGTCACCGGGGCCGATTTCGGTCCCTTGTAGGGATCGCCTGTGGTGTCGATGCTGAAAACCTGGTTCGGGTCGGCCGCCGGGGGAGCCGGCGGGGGAGTGGCCGCCTTCGCCAGCGCGGCCTGGAGATTCGCCTTGGCCACCGCGGCGCTCTTCCCGTCCTTGAAATCCTGGATGACGCCTTTCGCCAGCGACAGGCTGCGACTGCACCCCGGGTCCTTGACGCGGCACTCCGCCAACGTCATACCGCAATTGCAGTTGCACCGCGTCTCGTTGAGGATTTGGGTGGCGGCGGCGATCTGCTCAGGCGTCAGGCCTGAAAAATCCAGCCCGCTCATCTGGGCGGGTTGCGTCGGCTGAGTCGGCGCAGCGGGCGCAGCAGGCGTGGGTGCTGTCGCTTGGGCCAGCAGGCCGCTTCCGCAGGCCGCCGCCAGCGACAAGACGAGAATGGCCGCCGGCGCGCGCCGTCGCGCGAGCGGATGATTCGGGGCGAGTCGAGTCATGGAGAATCGCTCCTTGGCAAAGGTCGAGCCGAGACCGTGGAGATGAAAAGCAAACCCAGCGATTATAGGCCGGAGAGGCCGTATGTCAATGGGCCGCTGCCGTGCCGCGGCCTATCTGGGAGCCTTCCAGACGCCGTGCTATACTCACCGGACATCCAGGAATCGAACCGGGAGAACCCATCGTGCAGCACTCGAAGCGACGCCTTTCGCGTCTTGCGCCCCTTCTGATCGCCCTCGTGGGGGCCGCCTCGCCGGGGCTGTCGATGCCCGAGCCGCAGGAAGCACCGGACGTGCCGCCGCTCGTGAGCTCGCCCTGGCGGAGCTGGCATTACAACGCGACCCCCGAGCAGGTGCGTTCCGCTTTCGAGTCGCTGTTCAAAGAAGACGGCCTCAGCGTCAAGGAGCAGGACCGCAAAGCGGGTACCTTCACCACCGATATGGCCGAGTTCAACGACAAGAAATTCGGCGTGGAGCTCTCGATCCCGCCCCCCAAGGCGGGTCCGAAATACCCCTACTTCCAGACCAACGACATGCGCTCCGGACGCTTCGGAATCGAAGCCAAGATCTACCCCGCCGCAGGGGCCGAGGTCCGCGTCGACATCCGGGCCCTCCTGGAGATCCGCGGCATGGACCAGAAAGCGAAGACGATGCGCTGGATTCCGCGCTACTCCAACGGGGCGGTCGAGCAGCAGTACTTCACCCGTCTGTCGTTGCGCCTGCTGGAGTCCGCCGGCCAATCGGCGCAGCGCTGATCTTATGGCACGGGTCGTCCCGTTCCCGGCGCTGCGCTTCGCATCGCGGCTCGCCGCCGAGATGGATCGCCTCGCGGCGCCCCCCTACGACGTCATCTCCGAGACCGACCGCGCCTCCTACGAGGCACTCCATCCCAAGAACATCGTCCGGCTGATTCTTCCCGGGGAGGCGGGCCGGACGGAGGACGGGTCCTTTTATTCCGGCGCCGCGGCCTTACTGCGCCAGTGGAGGACGGAGGGGACCCTGGTGCAGGATCCCGCTCCCGCTTTCTATCCCTATCGACAGACCTTTCGAGGTCCCGACGGATCGGTGGCTTCACGCACCGGATTTCTCGGTGCGCTCGAGCTGCCGGCGCCGGAGGCTCGCGGTGCGTCGGTCCTGCCCCATGAGAAGACCCTCGAGGCGCCGCGGCGCGACCGGACCCGGCTGATCGCCGCCTGCCGTGCCAATCTGAGCCCGATCTTCCTGCTGCATCCCGACTCCCGCGGCGAAGCGGGAGCCTGTCTCGAAGAAGCGACGACGCCGGGTCCTTTGATTTCTTTCACCGACCGGGGAGAGGTGCGGCACGAGCTCTGGGTGGTGCCTGAGGGTCCGCTCACCGGGCGCCTTTCCCGCGCGCTGGATTCCGAGTGGACCCTCATCGCGGACGGACATCACCGCTACGAATCGGCCGTGGCGGTGCGCGACAGCCTCCCGGATGAGAAGGGGGCCGGCTTCGTGCTGGCCTTCTTCTGCAGCCTGAAGGATCGCGGCTTCCGCATCTTCCCCATCCACCGGCTGCTGAAGGCGGCGCCGGCCGGGATCGGCGCCGAGCCGTTGCAGCAGATCCTGGGCCGCCGCCACCCGGTCGAGATCCCGCCCGATTCCGCCGGACCCCGGGAGCTTCGCGAGGCGCTCGGGGCGGCGGGGGAGAGAAGCTTCGGCGTCGTGCCGCGCGGCGGCGCTCCGTTCCTCTTGAAGGTGAAACCGCAGGCGGAAGCGGAGGACGGGTCCGCGGGCGATCTGGACACCGTGGTGCTGGAGCGCCAGGTCCTGTCGGCCGCTCTCGGAGTAAGCCCCGCCGACATCGCCGCCGGAGCGCTTGGCTTCACCCCCGACGCCGCGGAAGCCTTCCGCCAGGTCCGCTCGGGCGAAGCCTGGGCAGCCTTCCTGCTCAATCCGCTGCGCACCGAAGCTGTGGTGCGCGCCGCGCAGTCGGGCATTCGCCTGCCGCAGAAGAGCACCTACTTCTATCCCAAGGTTTTCACCGGCCTGGTCATCCGTCCGTTTTGAGGGGCCGGCCTGCTCGTTTGAAATCCACATGCATCGAGGCCTCTGACCGCCCGGATTGCAGAGTGCGTAGAAAGGGCGCGTAACCCACGCGGTACGCAAGCGAGGCAAGGTCGCAAGCCGCGATGGATCGGTGGGCGAAGGGTGCGGTATTTCGGTAACGCTAGGGGCGACGGGGGGTGAGAGGGGAGAGGGCGCGAAGGCGGGTGGCTACTTCCACCAGCGCGGCCGCCGCCTGATCCGCCATCGAGTCGGCTTCGCCGGCTCCAAAGCAAAAATCGAGCGCGCCGCGCGCCAGCACCGGCTCGATGCCGATCGCCTCGAGGACGTGGGAGGCTTTTCCGGCGCCGCGGGTACAGGCCGATCCGCTGCCGGCGGCAATGCCGGCATCATCGAGCAGACCGAGCGCGGCTTCCCCCTCCACGTAGCGCAGGCAGAGGCTCAGGTGTCCCGGGAGCCGCTCTTTTCGATCCCCGGTGGCGACATAGTCCTCGAGTTCCTGCTCGAGACGCGAGCGCATCCTGGCCTCGAGATCGCGGCGGCGCCTCACCTTCTCGGCTGATTCCGCGCGGGCCCACCGCGCCGCCTCGCCGAAGCCGACGGCGAGCGCGACGCTCGGAGTGCCGGAGCGCAGCCCTCCTTCCTGGGTTCCCCCTTCCAGCTGCGGCTTGAGGCGCACTCCCTCGCGCACCACGAGCGCGCCGATTCCCTTGGGTCCGTGGAACAGATGCGCTGCGAGCGACAGGAGATCCGGCTGGATCTCGGACCAGAGACCGGGGAACAATCCGGCGGTCAGCGTCGCATCGGTGTGCAGCAAGGCGCCGGCGGAGCGGGACAGGCGGCGGATCTCCACAAGCGGCTGCATCGTTCCTATCTCGCCGTTGGCGTGCATCACCGACACCAGTGCGGGCGGTGAGCCCAGCAGGCCTTCGAGGTGATCGAGATCGACCCTGCCCCGCGGATCGACCCGGAGCAATTCCACCCGGGCCCCTTCTTCGATCAAGCTCTGCGCCGCGTGCAGCACCGAGAGATGCTCGATCGCCGACACGACCAGGCGCGCGGAGCGCCGCCCCTTGGCCCGGAAAACACCGCGCAGGGCGAGATGGTTGGCCTCGGTCGCGGAGCTGGTGAAGACCACCTCTTCCGGCAGACAGCCCACCAGTTGAGACACTTCCTCCCGCGCCTTCTCCAGCGCCGCGCGCGCCACTCTGCCGCGGGAATGAGGCGATCGAGGGTCGCCGAACTCCTCACCGAGAAAGGGGAGCATCGCCGGCAGGATGCGCGGATCGGGAAGAGTGGTCGTGGCATTGTCCAGGTAGATCGACACGCGGTCTCCTCGCGAGGGCCGGATCCCGCGGGGCTCGCGGGAAAAACGAGGTTCAAGGATAACACCGGCATTGACGCCAAGGAGCGGGATCGGTATATGAAGGGAAACGATCCGCCGAGAGGGGCGTTGGATGCGGATTCCGGCTTTTCGAGGCTGCTTTAGAGGTGCGGCGGCCCTCGCCATCGGCATTGCGGCAGCCGGTCCGGCAGCCGCGGCTACCGACCTTCCCCTCGGACAGGTTCCGACGCTCGTCGTCTTCACGCCCATCTCCGTGGAAACCGATCCTGCCGACGGTACCTCCTGGATCGCCGATCAATACCTGTCCCGCCTGGTCCAGGCGCTGCCCGACGGGTCGCCGATCAAATCGTTGCCGGCCGCCGCATTCGGCGGCGGCCGGATCGCCGGCGTCACCCTCGAGCCGGGGGCATCCGGCTGCCTGTGGGTGAGCGATCCCGACGCGCAGCGGCTCGTGCGCCTCACCCGCGGGGGCCTGCCCGCCGGAGAGTTGTCGGTCGGAGCGCTGGGGATCACCAATCCCGCCGATCTGGCTTACGACGCGCGCGACGGGACGCTGTTCGTCGCCGATTCCACCGCCCGATCGGTGTTCAACATCCAGCCCGTGGACAGCGATGCCAACGGGCTTCCTGATCAGGCGCAGCTTCTGGATCTCTTCAGCACGATCCCGCTCGGCTCCGACAACCCGATGGGCCTTGCGCTCGACCCTGCGGCCGGCCATCTCTATCTCTCAGATCCGGCGCTGGACCGGGTCTTCGATCTGGATCTCTCCGGTGCGCTGCAGGGCTCCTTCGATACCGGCAGCGTGGGCGGCACGTCGATCACCGGGCTGTCCTGGGACGCGGCGGCGGGGACCCTGGTGGCCGCCGATGCCGCCCGCAAGATCCTGCGCCTCTCTCCGGGCGGGTCGCTGCTGGGGCTGCGGAACAGCGCGCCTTTCGGAACCCTCTCGCCGCAGGGCATCGCCTGGGACCCCGCGACCTCGACGCTGCTCGCGGTCTCCGGAGAGCGCAAGCTCATCCGCTTCCGCCCGGAGCCGGCGGGGGCACCCGCCTCCATCGGCGGCATCGACCTGATGCGTCAGGAATGGACGACTCCTTTCACTTCGATTGCCCCGGCCGGCATCGCGGTGGTGTCCGGGAGCTCGGATCGCTACGTGCTGGACAGCATCCAGGACCGCGTCTTTCGCGTGAGCCCGCAGGGGAATTCGCTGGGCTTCTTCGACACGGGCCCCGCCGGGGCCGCCTCCCCCACGGGGATCGCCGCCGGTCCGACGGGCGATTTCTATCTGACCGACAATGTCGCGCGCCGCGTCGTCCGGGTCACGGCCGCAGGAGCGGGACTCGGCAGCTTCTCGACCTCGCCGTTCAAGCACAAGCCCCAGGGAGAGCCGCCGTGCAACGACCCGCGCGGGATCACCTACGACCCCGCGTCGGATCATCTCTTCGTCGCCGATTTCCAGGAGGCGAGGGTCTTCGAGATCACCCTCACCGGCTCCTTCGTGGCCGCTTTCAGCACTCTGCCGGCGGCGCCCTATCCGACGGACCTGGCCCTGGATCCCGCTGCCGGCCGCCTCACCGTGAGCGACAGCAGCGGCACTTACGCCGAGTTCACCCGCAGCGGAGCCTTCCTGCGCAAGTACGCGGGGGTGCCCGCCACCGTCGACCTCTCCGGATCCACGGGCGTGTCGGTTGATCCCGACTCGCAG
This DNA window, taken from Candidatus Polarisedimenticolia bacterium, encodes the following:
- a CDS encoding Smr/MutS family protein, with the protein product MTLAALEFPEIRRILEGRCRTPYGREVALAVAPESGFTQVRRLQSATSQMALFRRLDGNLPLSFGADIRPSLDRLTVEGSTLAGAEIHTLVAQVKSSLETRALLMRSTYSDLKELGRGLPDLGNLVRFLDGKITPAGQLEDRCSTDLQRIRRQIASLSLRLEAELKAIASRHDIARALQDDFVALRNNRHVLPVRIDAQGWVEGIVHALSSSGSTVYMEPLSTVPLNNELVRLKEQEEVEIHRLLLEFSDLLRGRAAELRDLISRIAEIDLLQARAVLAEEMDGADPDLIEDAAAVSPSLLLSGARHPLLEQALRGTDRGVIPLELTLDSREPVLVVSGPNTGGKTVALKTVGLLAAMAQCGLKVPAREVRLPVFRRILIDIGDHQSISDSLSTFSARMANITTMSREVAPPALVLLDEAGSGTDPEEGAALGVAIIDFFRRRGAFVIATTHHQGIKAYAATTPGVSNACMEFDESSLRPLYRLRAGAPGRSGGLDMAQRLGLSEEIVGQARSLLPQQREALDGYLRSIQVLQEDLRSKRQAAELALAQAERAESERAEREKRLGEQREARFEQLLSEASQRMRREWESALGEMIDKESERRLRREMERREKQAFEAERAALPGDLLPARARPAPASPAALSPGEAVRVPGLNLMGTIERLDGDRVVVRSGSTILKLRREEIERPAAAPGRGTTLPAGVRLSRAQESAPAREIQLIGKTVEEALDLLDKYLDDASLEGVSPLRVIHGHGTGRLRTAIHRFLAEHPQVDGFAEAGEKEGGRGATVVRLRL
- a CDS encoding cysteine desulfurase family protein; this encodes MSIYLDNATTTLPDPRILPAMLPFLGEEFGDPRSPHSRGRVARAALEKAREEVSQLVGCLPEEVVFTSSATEANHLALRGVFRAKGRRSARLVVSAIEHLSVLHAAQSLIEEGARVELLRVDPRGRVDLDHLEGLLGSPPALVSVMHANGEIGTMQPLVEIRRLSRSAGALLHTDATLTAGLFPGLWSEIQPDLLSLAAHLFHGPKGIGALVVREGVRLKPQLEGGTQEGGLRSGTPSVALAVGFGEAARWARAESAEKVRRRRDLEARMRSRLEQELEDYVATGDRKERLPGHLSLCLRYVEGEAALGLLDDAGIAAGSGSACTRGAGKASHVLEAIGIEPVLARGALDFCFGAGEADSMADQAAAALVEVATRLRALSPLTPRRP
- a CDS encoding tetratricopeptide repeat protein, producing the protein MNPLRRSLDPRFSVSAAVFLLAALVYGITLRNGFVFDDRAAVQDNPAVQSLDGIPRLLLSPYWSGEGLSNRLYRPATMISFVLNRALLGSAPAGFHLINLMLHGLIAALLFRLLDTQFGSVPLALTGAALFAVHPLLSEAVSGVVGRAELLSAFCLLGALHLDRDRAAGSRAVVPLVGMLFLLALLSKENALAFPLILLLTDGVLGRPPGISARRRWMEIALLGGVAAVYLALRWAALGSLMETGAIPEIDNPAAHLPALQRIATAFAMVPRYLGLFLFPAKLSADYSAVQIVPASGPSDPAALGGLALVLGLVILAVRGRRRFPALTWGIGFAGCAFALVSNLAFPIGTLFAERLMYLPAIGLCAACGALAALLHAKRPRTTRATVGVILVLLAGRTWARNREWKDDFTLFRAAERVSPRSSKVQYNLGNAYRRRGEIGLAIGHYRRCLELFPRYVPARRNLAVALTDTGSSNEAVEILRRLVAEEPKRASLYNNLGNAYLALGRLPEAETAYRTAVSLDPASADAHNNLAVIHQGRGDLPAAEEELLEAVRLSPDSARFRIALGDLFLKEQRPQEARGAFAEAVERAPDSAEAERGLGESLLRLSRSREAEAVLQRSLKLNPRQWEATALLGYLHQQQGEDQEAERYYLSSLAVRPGQPELRQNLGVIYMRRPDGKSKAIEQFRRCLELNPPEPIASAVRRMLSDLEGSRENQR
- a CDS encoding DUF1015 domain-containing protein, which produces MARVVPFPALRFASRLAAEMDRLAAPPYDVISETDRASYEALHPKNIVRLILPGEAGRTEDGSFYSGAAALLRQWRTEGTLVQDPAPAFYPYRQTFRGPDGSVASRTGFLGALELPAPEARGASVLPHEKTLEAPRRDRTRLIAACRANLSPIFLLHPDSRGEAGACLEEATTPGPLISFTDRGEVRHELWVVPEGPLTGRLSRALDSEWTLIADGHHRYESAVAVRDSLPDEKGAGFVLAFFCSLKDRGFRIFPIHRLLKAAPAGIGAEPLQQILGRRHPVEIPPDSAGPRELREALGAAGERSFGVVPRGGAPFLLKVKPQAEAEDGSAGDLDTVVLERQVLSAALGVSPADIAAGALGFTPDAAEAFRQVRSGEAWAAFLLNPLRTEAVVRAAQSGIRLPQKSTYFYPKVFTGLVIRPF